In the Dolichospermum flos-aquae CCAP 1403/13F genome, AAAGATGAAAGAGCGAAATGCGGATGCAGCATTGGAAATTGCCCGACAAATTCCGCCTATTCCTGAATTACAAGCGGAAGTTGATGATTTTATGGTTTTGGGTGAAGCCCAAAGAAGTGCTTTTATTGGGACTGCGGCTGGGTTAGAAACTGCTATTTCTCAAGCTCAACAAATAGATGCTTCTAGGGATGTTTATAATGAGGCACAACAATTAATTGCGCGTTGGCAATTAGAAATTGAAGATGTTTCTCGGTTAGAAAAAGCCCGAAATCTCGCCAGTCAAGGCACGGTTAATGATTTAACAGCAGCTATTTCGGAAGTACAGCTAATTCCTGGGAATAATCCCCGTGGTACAGAAGCCCGTCAAGAAATTGGCCGTTGGCGTGGACAAGTGGAAACGATTGAAGATAGACCATATTTAGATCGGGCAGAACAAATAGCCATCGGTGAGGATGTTAACTCATTGCAAACAGCGATCGCTGAACTTAATCAAATTCGTTCTGGACGAGCATTATATCCAGAAGCCAGAAAAAAGATGAGGCTATGGACGGCTAAAATTGAGCGCATTCAAGATCAACCATATTTAGATCAAGCCAAGGCATTAGCCGACAGTGGTAATTTAACAACGGCTATTAGTGAAGCCCAAAAAATCGCCTCTTCAGGACGCGCTTTATCAAGTGAAGCCCAATCATCTATAGATACTTGGCAAGACCAAATTCGCGCTAAAGACAGTTGGCAAAAGGCCAAGCAAGTTGCAGTTACTGGCACACCAGAAGCTTTAGTTCAAGCTATCCAGTTGGCCAACCGTGTATCTAGTCGTAACAGTTTACGTTTAGATGTGAATATTGCTATTGACCAGTGGAGTCAACAGTTGTTAGAAATGGCACGTTCTCAAAGTGAAGTGGATGTCGCCAAAGCAATTGATACGGCTAAGTTAATCCCTCGTGGTAGTAGTGCTTATACTGATGCTGAAGAACAAATTAAGACTTGGCGGCAACTTATGATTCCCAAATCACCACCTAGTCCGTCTGTGGAATCTACACCAGAACAAACACCAACAATTCCAGAATCTCAGCCTTTAGCAAGTCCTAATTAATGGATAATTTTGCTAATTTTAAGTATAAATTAGTCTCACGCCAAGGCGCAAAGATTAAGATTGAGGAATCCTTGATTTTTCAATTTCATACTTAAATTTAGCAACGTGTTGATTTTGAATCACTAACTATTCTGTGCGCTCTCTTATCCGCCTCTGGAGTGCCTCTGCGTGATAAAAAAGAATTCTACCCTTGAGCTTGAATTTGTCTAACTACCGTCAAAGCTGAATAACTAACTCCCGCAGTTCCTTCTCCAGGATGTGTAGAATCACCAACTAACCACAAATTATTAATGGGAGTCCGATTAGCAAAACCAAAGGGTCCAAAAGTAGGAATTCTTTGACCAATACCGCCCACAATTCCCTTTTCTCTGCCTGTATAATGAGCAAAGGTGCGAGGTGTGGCTGCTTCTACATAAATGATAGTTTCTGGCTTTAAATAGAAATATTCAGAAAGTTTGGATATTGCTTCTTGGGTGAATTTTTGCTTTAACTCTTCATAATTTTGAGTTTCCCACCAGGTCGTAAAATCAACAAAGGAAGAAGCGATAATTGTGGCTTTTCCTAATGGTGCGCGGCCATCTCCTTCATGACTCACAGATACAAATAGAGAATTGTTTTCTCCAATGGGTTTATTTACATCATATAAAAATTGTAAATGCGGTGGACAATTATGAGGAATTGCACTTTTATCTACACCTAAATAAACTACAAATGCACCGGAAGGAGGAGGTAATTTTTCTACTCTTTGTTTATATCCAGATGGCGCATTTTCTCCTAATAATTGGACTAAGTTTTGAACGGTGACATTACCAATGATATGATCTGCTGATTCTGTCCAAGTTTCCCCGGTTTTCTGATTTTTAATAACTACCGCTTTAGCTTGGTTATTTTCAACTTCGATTTTTTCGACCGTGTGGCGCATCAATAGTTTACCACTATCTCGTTCTAAAGATTCTACCAAGCGATCGCTCAATACTTGCATACTTCCTTGGAGATGAAATAACCCTTGGGGTAATTGGGATACACTCAAAGCCGTTGCTGCATAAAGTAAAGCCGTTTCTTCCGCACTAACTTGAGAATATAACTTGAGTTGTAAATCTAAAAATGTCCGCAGTCTTTGATCATTTCCTAAACCATATAATCGCAAAGCATCGCCAACAGTAAATAAGGTGAAAGGTGCAGTTATAAATGTACTCGGACGGACAGCTTTGATTAATTGTCCCAAATCCCATAAATTCCGGGGTGGTAAAACAGGGTCACGTCCTTGAAATTCCCAACTAGCATTAAATAAAGTGGTTAATAATTGCCAAAAAGGTTCACTTCCCGGAAACTGTTTTTGGCGTTCTGCTTGCCATTTTTGAGAATCACGCCAGACATTAATGGGTGTGGACTCTCCTGGAAGATATACAGCACAGGCTGGGTCGCAAGGTGTAGCTGCGGGTAATTCTATATTTAATTCTGAGAAAATGCGGTGATGAATTCCCCCAGGTTCTAAACCTGCAACTTGCGTCGCACCAACATCAAAGGTAAATCCCTGACGTTTGAATGTGGAAGCGCAACCACCGGGAACTATGGCTTGGTCGAGGATAAGGACGTTATAACCTCTATGGGATAATAATGCCCCGGCTGTAAGTCCACCTATACCCGCACCGATGACGATAATGCGGGATTGACTTTTTGTGTGAGTAGGATTTGTCATAATTCTTAATATTACTAATTATTAGTTTACAATAAATCAATCTCTAAAGCTAAAAGTTAGATTCCCTACTTCTCCAAGAAGTAGAGAATCTGGACAATTGTTAATTAAGTATAAGCACTGTATACTCAGGTTGATTACTGATTATTTAGATCAATAATTACAAATACGTTACTTTTCACTTATACTAGATTGGACAGTGTTTATACTGTTAATCAATTCAGCCATAACCAGAAGTGTATGAGTAATAGTTTACAACTCACAGAAATAGCAATTTCTCTCGTAGCGAAAAATCTCAATCCCGCAGTTCTCAACCCAGATTTCCTCAAATATACAGGGATTATTCCTTCAGACTGGGAACTAGCAAATCAACCAGTTTACAATAATAATTTAGTTCAGTTGGTTTATAAAAACGGTGTGGGAATCATTGTTCAACCTAACCGACTGAATGTGTTAGAGATGATAGCAGGGAAACCACCAGCAGAAATTCAACTTGCCACAGTTGCACGACAATTGGTTGAAAAATTATCCCAAGTAGAGTATCAAGCAGTAGGAATTAACCCCAAAGCAGTTGTCGGTTTTACATCAGAAGCAGATGCTTATCAATATATATGCGGTAAACTTCTAGCCCCAGGTTCTTGGCAGGAATTTGGAGGAAGTAAAGTCAATGCTGGATTAGAGTTAAGTTATCCCTTAAAACGGGGAGTTCTGAATTTAGCTATTAATCAAGTAAATGTCCAGTTTGGGGAACAGGTAACACCAGCTATTTTATTTTCTGGTAACTTGAATTATCCTCTCACCGGAAATACCGTTGCGGAAAGAATACAAGACTTACAACAAATAATTGCTAATTGGCAAAATGATGTCAACATTTTCCAGCAATTGTTAGTCGAGAAATTCTTATCATCTTCCCCAGCACAACAAATCAGTGCTTCAGTATTTTCATAATGAATAAATAAGTAGTGTAGAGACATTTCTTATTTTTCTATTGTGTGGGTTGGGCATTTGTCCCAACCTAATTATTCTTGAATAAATTTAGGACTTACGCAAAACATCTCTCCAATCCTCATTTCTCCGTGACCTCTGTGCCTCTGTGGTTCGTTATTCCATGAGTCTTGCGTAAGTCCTAAAATTAATTATTAATTAGGCATGATAAATGATAAGTTAGTTTCGGAGAATCCAGGGAATAATACTTACTATATACAACAATTTATAGAGAAAATAAATGAGGTTTGAGACTAAGGAAAAAACTAATCAATAAGATTCTTAACTTCTTTCAAAAGTCTTGACAATGTTTACACCATCAAGAAAGTTGTAAGATATAGGAAGTAACAAAGCTCTTCACTCACCACAAGCAATGACATCAACTCTGCTAAATTTTCCGCGTCTTAACGCACCCACTTTGCACCATCTGCCAAATGGTTTAACCATTATCGCCGAACAAATGCCAATAGACGCGGTTAATCTCAATTTATGGGTCAAAACCGGTTCAGCAATGGAGTCAGATGCGATTAATGGCATGGCTCACTTTTTAGAACACATGATTTTTAAGGGTACACAGAAGTTAATTAGTGGTGAATTTGAGCGCCGGATTGAAGAGCGCGGTGCTGTCACTAATGCTGCCACCAGCCAAGATTATACACACTATTATACCACAA is a window encoding:
- a CDS encoding chromosome segregation ATPase; this encodes MTERDIPDNWSSDQAGEPIGFEPNYISNNQTADTAAIGANSQSMKKSKKPDGTGLAINDNSESTFNLSVLIEKLPPWTKNWVVWAAVLTLIPGSMGFLALSILFKLPSAPNCPQIFWPLASASVRVHCAQLAASKQTINDLLQAITLVKQLPENHPLRGEINRLLEEWSRDILKLADQSFQGGNLEEAIATARKIPPDVKVSELVEEQIQKWQTIWSKAEGIYQEAEKELRQRHWQSAFMLTAKLLRVDNKYWASTKYDQLNNIIVTAREDGDKLYKAEDLAKSRNLDNLLKAIKLAEAIKPDSYLYQKAKELISGFARKMLTLAQAKMKERNADAALEIARQIPPIPELQAEVDDFMVLGEAQRSAFIGTAAGLETAISQAQQIDASRDVYNEAQQLIARWQLEIEDVSRLEKARNLASQGTVNDLTAAISEVQLIPGNNPRGTEARQEIGRWRGQVETIEDRPYLDRAEQIAIGEDVNSLQTAIAELNQIRSGRALYPEARKKMRLWTAKIERIQDQPYLDQAKALADSGNLTTAISEAQKIASSGRALSSEAQSSIDTWQDQIRAKDSWQKAKQVAVTGTPEALVQAIQLANRVSSRNSLRLDVNIAIDQWSQQLLEMARSQSEVDVAKAIDTAKLIPRGSSAYTDAEEQIKTWRQLMIPKSPPSPSVESTPEQTPTIPESQPLASPN
- the crtD gene encoding C-3',4' desaturase CrtD; translation: MTNPTHTKSQSRIIVIGAGIGGLTAGALLSHRGYNVLILDQAIVPGGCASTFKRQGFTFDVGATQVAGLEPGGIHHRIFSELNIELPAATPCDPACAVYLPGESTPINVWRDSQKWQAERQKQFPGSEPFWQLLTTLFNASWEFQGRDPVLPPRNLWDLGQLIKAVRPSTFITAPFTLFTVGDALRLYGLGNDQRLRTFLDLQLKLYSQVSAEETALLYAATALSVSQLPQGLFHLQGSMQVLSDRLVESLERDSGKLLMRHTVEKIEVENNQAKAVVIKNQKTGETWTESADHIIGNVTVQNLVQLLGENAPSGYKQRVEKLPPPSGAFVVYLGVDKSAIPHNCPPHLQFLYDVNKPIGENNSLFVSVSHEGDGRAPLGKATIIASSFVDFTTWWETQNYEELKQKFTQEAISKLSEYFYLKPETIIYVEAATPRTFAHYTGREKGIVGGIGQRIPTFGPFGFANRTPINNLWLVGDSTHPGEGTAGVSYSALTVVRQIQAQG